The Lactuca sativa cultivar Salinas chromosome 2, Lsat_Salinas_v11, whole genome shotgun sequence genome includes a window with the following:
- the LOC111916402 gene encoding protein IQ-DOMAIN 2 yields the protein MGRKGNWLSSIKKALSPSSKEKKSQKSKRNAFADEKASEPPIAPNPVVETLNSYQIPPPEEVKPIEVEDEQTKHAYSVAVAAAAAAEAAATVAQAAAESVRLTELTRYTGKSKEEVAAIRIQTAFRGHLARRALRALRGLVRLKTLVEGAAVKRQTANTLKCMQNLSRVQSQINSRRIRMSEENQALQKQLLQKRAKEIESLQMGEEWNDSLQSKEEIEAKLLSKYEATMRRERAMAYSFSHQQPWKKASRTTNLLFMDPTNPQWGWSWLERYMAARPWETNDHASSSSVRTGINITGSEIAKSYARHQLNSTPSTPKTVGPVGSRKFKPGSSPRGFGPGPDEDSKSVFSVQSEKNRRHSIAGSSVRDDESLASSPSVPSYMAPTKSAKAKLRGQSPLGPIEINDGPTPEKGPVKKRLSYPGSPARPRRHSGPPKVGGGNGIGIGVAPNGSSGALS from the exons ATGGGGCGGAAAGGCAATTGGTTATCTTCCATTAAAAAGGCTTTGAGTCCGAGCTCCAAAGAAAAGAAAAGCCAG aaaTCAAAGAGGAACGCTTTTGCGGATGAAAAAGCTTCAGAACCACCTATTGCTCCAAACCCAGttgtagaaaccctaaattcttaTCAGATTCCTCCACCAGAAGAAGTGAAACCAATTGAGGTGGAAGACGAACAGACAAAACATGCTTATTCAGTTGCAGTTGCTGCCGCCGCTGCAGCTGAGGCCGCTGCCACCGTAGCTCAGGCTGCCGCCGAGTCTGTCCGACTCACTGAGTTGACTCGGTATACCGGAAAATCAAAGGAGGAAGTAGCTGCTATCAGAATTCAAACAGCTTTTCGTGGCCACTTG GCGAGGAGGGCATTGAGAGCGTTAAGAGGGCTGGTGAGATTGAAAACACTGGTGGAAGGAGCAGCTGTGAAGCGACAAACAGCAAACACACTCAAATGCATGCAAAATTTGTCACGTGTGCAATCTCAAATCAATTCCAGAAGGATCAGGATGTCGGAAGAGAACCAAGCACTTCAGAAACAACTCCTTCAAAAACGCGCAAAAGAAATCGAAAGCTTGCAG ATGGGAGAAGAATGGAACGATAGTTTGCAGTCAAAAGAAGAGATCGAAGCAAAACTATTAAGCAAATACGAAGCTACAATGAGAAGAGAAAGAGCAATGGCATATTCGTTTTCTCATCAG CAACCATGGAAGAAAGCATCAAGAACAACAAACTTACTATTCATGGACCCCACGAATCCTCAATGGGGTTGGAGTTGGTTAGAGAGATACATGGCAGCCCGACCATGGGAGACAAATGATCATGCATCATCATCATCGGTTAGAACCGGAATCAACATTACCGGGAGTGAAATCGCCAAGTCATATGCCAGGCACCAGCTTAACTCCACACCTTCAACCCCGAAAACCGTTGGCCCGGTGGGCTCACGGAAGTTCAAGCCCGGGTCGAGCCCACGAGGGTTTGGGCCTGGCCCAGATGAGGACTCCAAGAGTGTTTTTAGTGTGCAGTCTGAGAAGAATAGAAGACATAGCATTGCGGGGTCTTCGGTCAGAGATGATGAGAGTTTAGCGAGCTCACCATCGGTTCCTAGTTACATGGCACCTACAAAATCGGCAAAGGCTAAATTGAGGGGACAAAGCCCGTTGGGCCCGATAGAAATCAATGATGGGCCCACCCCGGAAAAGGGGCCCGTGAAAAAACGGCTTTCGTATCCTGGGTCACCAGCTAGGCCCAGACGTCATTCGGGCCCGCCCAAAGTTGGTGGAGGCAATGGCATTGGGATTGGTGTGGCGCCGAATGGGAGTAGTGGAGCGCTGAGTTGA